In Candidatus Schekmanbacteria bacterium, the DNA window TATCTAATATCTTTACAAAAAATCAAAACCTGACCGTCATAACAGGTATATGTGACGACCTTATTACCCTTTCTGCCACCGAACCAATTACTACATGAGCAATTCCGCTTCGTCCATGTGTCCCCATCACGATTAAATTTGACGCAAGTTCTTCTGAAAGTTCTATAATTTTCTCGTATGGTTCTCCTCTCTTAACGAATGTATCCACCTTGATATTCTTACTTTCTTCTCTATTCGCCAAGGCTTCCAATTTCTCTTTTATCTCTTCATCGATTTTTTCAAGCACATCTTCCTCAGAAATATAGTCGCTTAGATAATATGGATAATATGTTATAGGCTGATTCACAAATACAAGATCAATCTCTGAATGATAAAAATTGGCAATCCTTTCTGCTAAATGAAGCGACTTTTCTGAAAGCTGTGAAAAATCATAAGGTACGAGAATTTTCTTAATATTATATGATTCAGGAGCTATTACAGTATCAACTCTCATTGTTATGACAGGTACTTTTGACGCTCTAATTACTTTTTCCGTAACGCTTCCAAGAAGAAGATGAGCAAGTCCCTTTCTGCCATGGGTCCCCATTACGACCAAATCAGCGTTAGTCTTTTCTATCAATGAAATAATCTCCGTGGGAGGATAGCCGCGCAGAACAACGGTCTCGATGTCATTTTTTAGATTTGATTTTTCAACATATTCTTCCTGTATCTTTTCTTCAAGTTCTTCCTTCAAATCAGCAATAATCTTAGGGGTAAAGTATTCTGAGGAATGAATGGGATCGGTTATCAAGGGCTCAGAAATTATATGTACAAGAATAATTTTTGAACCTCTATCTTTTGAAAAAAATTCGGCGAGATTAAAGGAATTCATAGAGCCATCAGAAAAATCAACAGGCACCAATATTCTCTTGAATAGATTTTCCATTTTCTTCTCCTCATAGTCTTACTTCATTTTTTATTCCTATAAATGAATTTAAATAATTATGCCCTTTTTTCAAGCTCAATAAGATAATCCCATCAAGCATAATTTTGTCATTTTTAAGAAGAATTGCTTCCTACCGTTAGTTTATTGACGAAATAATGAAATATAAAACCACTTA includes these proteins:
- a CDS encoding universal stress protein — protein: MENLFKRILVPVDFSDGSMNSFNLAEFFSKDRGSKIILVHIISEPLITDPIHSSEYFTPKIIADLKEELEEKIQEEYVEKSNLKNDIETVVLRGYPPTEIISLIEKTNADLVVMGTHGRKGLAHLLLGSVTEKVIRASKVPVITMRVDTVIAPESYNIKKILVPYDFSQLSEKSLHLAERIANFYHSEIDLVFVNQPITYYPYYLSDYISEEDVLEKIDEEIKEKLEALANREESKNIKVDTFVKRGEPYEKIIELSEELASNLIVMGTHGRSGIAHVVIGSVAERVIRSSHIPVMTVRF